The following nucleotide sequence is from Plectropomus leopardus isolate mb unplaced genomic scaffold, YSFRI_Pleo_2.0 unplaced_scaffold26751, whole genome shotgun sequence.
ATCATAAGAGTTCGTGATTTCCACATTTCTTCCCTTCAACCCTGCTGAATTATACTGAAGCATCTGCTACTGTTGTTAATCAGTCTCTTCTCTCCTGACTGATATGTAAATGGATACTTACAGTCTGTAACTCTTTAGGCTTGTTTATGAATTTCTTAATACTTCTCAGTGTATTCAATTCTTAatgtattttatcttatttcatAGGCTCTGGCTCCCCAAAGGCTTCTCAGCCAGCATGGCTAAAGAGTGGATCGACAGGCGCAGAGTGTCAATTCGACCCTGGGCCAGCTTCGTGGACCAACGCAAGTTTTCAAAACCCCGCAACTTTGGAGAGTTGTGTCAGAGGGTGGTGAAAAACGTGGAAACTTATAACAGCAACTATACCTTCATCTTCCTGGGTCTCATCCTCTACTGCATGTAAGGCAAACAAAGAGAGAACGATTTGTGTTCTTCTGTCAGTGGGAATGTTCACTCTTTTTCCTGCCGAGCTCTTACTGACACAGtctgcaccaacacacacagtcagcgAGGATTTGGGGTATatttgaagaaagaaagagaacaaTCTTTGTGAAATTTGATTAATAAGTAACATAGACAATAATTGAAGCTTTAAACTCAGACTAAACAAAAATCTAAAGATGCTGCCATGGTAACACCAAATTGATCTTTCCGTTGATGTTTCTCCTGCTCAGTATCAGCTCTCCCATGCTACTGATTGCCTTGGCTGTGTTCGCTGGTGCCTTCTACATAATTCACCTCAAGTCCCTGGAGTCCAAACTGGTTGTCCTCGGTGAGTAAAGCCGTCAGGTGTACAGTGTGATGTTGttactggaatttctaactttgatacaATACCTTGAAAAGTATCAATTTTCAATTGCATTTTAATACCACTGGGAAAATTTGACATTTAGGacttaacatttaaagtttttagtAGTAACTGTGGAGAAATACAgctgattgttgagtctcagtCCTAGGTCATAAAATACTGACGCTTTCGGTTTTTTACTCTGAAATGTTAACAAGCACAGAATACAGTAAACATGCACTTacttaaatcaatatttttttaaatataatacaaacacacatgttttAAAATCGGTTATTCTCTTTTCAATCGTCTACCAGGCCGGGAGCTGACTGTCCCTCACCAGATGAGTCTGGCTGGAGCTGTTTCTCTACCTGTGTTCTGGTTGGCCGGCGCTGGAGCTGCAGTCTTTTGGGTTCTGGGTAAGCCAAACCTCTTAAGTTGTTCTTGCCATCCGCTGTTATTCTGTGCCTGCAGAATTATTTGTTGTAATGCCCATCAGAGCTCTGGactcttgtgtgtgtttaacaaaaaaaaaaaaaattccctatTTACTCACATTCAGCCTCAGTGTAAATTGTCAGCTGAATAACCTTGATGTAATTGTAAATTAAACCTTCCTCCTCACTGCTTTTCCCTTCTCATTCCCTTTTCCATTTGTCACGTCTCCTCTCAGGAGCAACGCTGTTTGTGATTGGCTCTCACGCTGCGTTCCGTGAGCTGGAAGGGTCCGACATGGAAGAGCTCCTCATGGAGCCCGTGTGAAGAGCACGCTGAACCCTCTGCAGGTGCCGGTCAACGATCAGTCACGACTCTGACCCTGTAATCACGTTAGCCCAGAGGGGATGAGGAAGAACTGCTCCCAGATCTGTTCCTTAGCTTTGTGTGCGTCCAATATTCCCTCTGTTAATGCACCTTGTCTTGCCTCTGAAGTAGTTGTTGTTACAGACTGTATTGCCTCTTAATCAAAGTCATTCATACAAATAACTTGCCATATGCACAAATGATTTGTTAATTAGTATTTAAGCACACTGTTATACAGACGTTATGCCTTTCTCTGCATGTTATACCTCCAATGCCTCTGGTTTGTGTCAAATAGCCTCGCGCTCCCTGTGAAGTCTCCTATAtatatcttcaaaaaaaaactcctaTGT
It contains:
- the LOC121937587 gene encoding prenylated Rab acceptor protein 1-like — translated: MPSGAPTGENCLVDMDSKAGDLFSAEDAHPTGTGGAGILAKLWLPKGFSASMAKEWIDRRRVSIRPWASFVDQRKFSKPRNFGELCQRVVKNVETYNSNYTFIFLGLILYCIISSPMLLIALAVFAGAFYIIHLKSLESKLVVLGRELTVPHQMSLAGAVSLPVFWLAGAGAAVFWVLGATLFVIGSHAAFRELEGSDMEELLMEPV